In Pseudomonas sp. R76, one genomic interval encodes:
- a CDS encoding carboxymuconolactone decarboxylase family protein, which yields MEPRLDYYTASPQALKGMLMLEAATFDLSIEKPLLELIKIRVSQINHCGFCTDMHSMAARQRGESERRLFALCVWRDSPFFTARERAALAWSESVARLPTSSVSDELYAATRVEFSEQEVVDLTMAVSSISGWNRLAVSFRQQPPNA from the coding sequence ATGGAACCCCGTCTGGATTACTACACCGCCTCACCGCAAGCGCTGAAAGGCATGTTGATGCTGGAGGCGGCGACCTTCGACCTGTCCATCGAAAAACCGCTGTTGGAATTGATCAAGATCCGCGTCTCGCAGATTAACCACTGCGGGTTTTGCACCGACATGCATTCAATGGCGGCGCGCCAGCGCGGCGAGAGCGAACGACGCTTGTTTGCCCTGTGTGTGTGGCGTGATTCGCCGTTTTTTACCGCGCGGGAGAGGGCCGCATTGGCCTGGAGCGAGTCGGTGGCAAGGCTGCCGACGTCCAGCGTCTCGGATGAACTCTACGCGGCGACACGCGTGGAGTTCAGCGAGCAGGAAGTGGTCGACCTGACCATGGCGGTGTCCAGCATCAGTGGCTGGAACCGCCTGGCGGTGAGCTTTCGCCAGCAACCGCCGAATGCGTGA
- a CDS encoding SDR family oxidoreductase — MSKTHLFDLDGKIAFVSGASRGIGEAIAKLLAQQGAHVIVSSRKLEGCQHVADAIIADGGKATAVACHIGEMEQITQVFAGIREQFGRLDILVNNAATNPQFCNVLDTDLGAFQKTVDVNIRGYFFMSVEAGKLMRENGGGSIINVASINGISPGVFQGIYSVTKAAVINMTKVFAKECAAFGIRCNALLPGLTDTKFASALVKNDSILKMALAQIPLKRVADPSEMAGAVLFLASDASSYTTGVSLNVDGGFLS, encoded by the coding sequence ATGTCCAAGACCCACCTGTTCGACCTCGACGGCAAAATTGCTTTTGTCTCCGGCGCCAGCCGCGGTATCGGTGAAGCCATCGCCAAGTTGCTGGCCCAGCAAGGCGCGCACGTGATCGTGTCGAGCCGCAAGCTCGAAGGCTGCCAGCACGTCGCCGACGCAATCATCGCCGACGGCGGCAAAGCCACGGCAGTGGCCTGCCACATTGGTGAGATGGAGCAGATCACCCAGGTGTTTGCCGGTATCCGTGAACAGTTCGGGCGCCTGGACATCCTGGTCAACAACGCCGCGACCAACCCGCAGTTCTGCAACGTGCTGGACACCGACCTCGGCGCCTTCCAGAAGACCGTCGACGTGAATATTCGCGGCTACTTCTTCATGTCGGTGGAAGCCGGCAAGCTGATGCGCGAGAACGGCGGAGGCAGCATTATCAACGTGGCGTCGATCAACGGCATTTCCCCCGGCGTGTTCCAGGGCATCTACTCGGTGACTAAAGCCGCCGTGATCAACATGACCAAGGTGTTCGCCAAGGAATGCGCGGCGTTCGGCATTCGTTGCAACGCCCTGCTGCCGGGCCTGACCGACACCAAGTTCGCCTCGGCGCTGGTGAAGAACGACTCGATCCTGAAGATGGCCCTGGCGCAAATCCCGCTCAAGCGCGTGGCCGACCCGAGCGAAATGGCCGGCGCGGTGCTGTTCCTGGCCAGCGACGCCTCCAGCTACACCACCGGCGTGTCGTTGAATGTGGACGGCGGCTTCCTGTCCTGA
- a CDS encoding phosphotransferase family protein: MALNDQSTQIRPGEELDAGLIDPYLKAHIPGLSGTVKISQFPGGASNLTYLLEYPGQEFVLRRPPFGHKAKSAHDMGREYRILNQLKDGFPYCPKAYVHCTDESVIGAEFYVMERVNGIILRSDLPPELGLDAAKTEALCKSFIDKFVELHQVDYAACGLADLGKPEGYVERQIRGWSDRYEKALTPDAPSWEAVRAWLNDKMPADHPTSSIVHNDYRFDNVILDPHNPMQIIGVLDWELTTLGDPLMDLGNTLAYWIEAADPAPVQLMRRQPSNAPGMLTRRQFVDYYAERSGLQIDNFDFYYTYGLFRLAGIVQQIYYRFFHGQTQDKRFAQFIQMNKLLEQMSLNVIGKSTL; the protein is encoded by the coding sequence ATGGCGCTTAACGACCAATCGACCCAGATTCGCCCAGGCGAAGAACTTGATGCCGGCCTCATCGATCCCTACCTCAAGGCCCATATTCCGGGCCTGAGCGGCACGGTCAAGATCAGCCAGTTCCCCGGCGGCGCGTCCAACCTGACTTACCTGCTGGAATACCCCGGCCAAGAGTTCGTACTGCGCCGCCCGCCGTTCGGTCACAAAGCCAAGTCCGCCCATGACATGGGCCGTGAGTACCGCATTCTCAACCAGCTCAAAGATGGTTTTCCGTATTGCCCCAAGGCCTACGTGCATTGCACCGACGAGTCAGTAATCGGCGCCGAATTCTATGTGATGGAGCGGGTCAACGGCATCATCCTGCGTTCCGACCTGCCACCCGAGCTGGGCCTGGACGCGGCCAAGACCGAGGCGCTGTGCAAAAGCTTTATCGACAAGTTCGTCGAGCTGCACCAGGTGGATTACGCCGCGTGCGGCCTGGCCGACCTGGGCAAACCCGAAGGCTATGTGGAGCGCCAGATTCGTGGCTGGAGCGACCGCTACGAAAAAGCCCTGACCCCCGACGCCCCCAGCTGGGAGGCCGTGCGCGCCTGGCTCAATGACAAAATGCCGGCCGACCACCCGACCTCCAGCATCGTGCACAACGACTACCGCTTCGACAACGTGATCCTCGACCCCCACAACCCGATGCAGATCATCGGCGTGCTGGATTGGGAGCTGACCACCCTGGGCGACCCGCTGATGGATTTGGGCAACACCCTCGCCTACTGGATCGAAGCCGCCGACCCGGCGCCGGTGCAACTGATGCGCCGCCAGCCGAGCAATGCCCCCGGCATGCTCACGCGCCGCCAGTTCGTCGATTACTACGCCGAACGCTCGGGCCTCCAGATCGACAATTTCGATTTCTACTACACCTACGGCCTGTTCCGTCTGGCCGGCATCGTGCAGCAGATCTACTACCGCTTCTTCCATGGCCAGACCCAGGACAAACGCTTTGCGCAGTTCATCCAGATGAACAAGCTGCTGGAGCAGATGAGCCTGAACGTGATCGGCAAATCCACCCTTTAA
- a CDS encoding pilus assembly protein TadG-related protein, translating to MFGHGLGPARQRGAIGLMGAVTLGVALLFLLLVVDSGRLYLEKRKLQRVADTAALEAVSRSGKCVAPNNNAAQFATQSAARNNFKVDANRTLAIACGTLATGADFMRTFSPDPAKADAIRVIATHRVHTSIAHGLLTLFSAQPVNLTTLLSATAVASTPAPTVASLTIRSTLLTVDSTKSKALNALIGGLLGGKLQLDAVGWNGLINTDISLLKYLDALAIQLNVSAGNYDQLLKTDATVGQLIQAAIDVLKLGGDAVKVVINNLEAIKLIAPGTQILHLGDLINIQNGTDKSALDVDLQLFNLIQCFVQLSNKASALAVELPVDVLGLIGVTVTTKVIEPAQLSSIGNPKDIDKQPIFVRTAQVRTLISVKLPIVTVVNSVLGGLVDTLNVVLGGLLGLLDPNCCLVTSLEIGDKLDIALEAAGGSAKVTGYSCDGDKKSLSVLGETAALRAMIGQVDPQNLFSSKEQLNVDEYPVVDIGTKTRKRGTGVCSDRQAFAAGGLGIRVDSKVLKTERAHTYTAPPAINQPPSYFQFAASNVVSSLKETLTGIQLINHTPKMASLLGAVLGLVTGLLNGLLSTLGGLIAGVLGPLLDPIVNNLLAGLGIDLAKVEIGANLSCNPGGRAMLVI from the coding sequence ATGTTTGGCCATGGACTCGGCCCGGCCCGTCAACGCGGGGCCATCGGCTTGATGGGCGCGGTGACCCTTGGGGTCGCGCTGTTGTTTCTGTTGCTGGTGGTCGACAGCGGTCGCCTGTACCTGGAAAAGCGCAAGTTGCAGCGTGTGGCCGACACCGCCGCGCTGGAAGCGGTGAGCCGCAGCGGCAAGTGCGTGGCGCCCAACAACAATGCCGCACAATTTGCGACGCAAAGTGCGGCGCGCAACAACTTCAAGGTCGACGCCAATCGCACGCTGGCCATTGCCTGCGGCACCCTGGCCACCGGCGCCGACTTTATGCGCACCTTCAGCCCTGACCCCGCCAAAGCCGACGCCATCCGGGTGATCGCCACCCACCGGGTGCACACCAGCATCGCCCACGGCCTGCTCACGCTGTTTTCGGCTCAGCCCGTCAACCTCACCACACTCCTCAGCGCCACCGCCGTGGCCTCGACACCCGCCCCTACAGTGGCGTCACTCACCATTCGCAGCACGTTGTTGACCGTGGACAGCACCAAGTCTAAAGCCCTCAACGCGCTGATCGGTGGTTTGCTCGGCGGCAAGTTGCAACTCGACGCGGTCGGTTGGAACGGCTTGATCAATACCGATATCAGCCTGCTCAAGTACCTGGATGCCTTGGCCATCCAGCTGAATGTCAGCGCGGGCAACTACGACCAGTTGCTCAAGACCGACGCCACCGTTGGCCAACTGATCCAGGCCGCCATTGACGTGCTCAAGCTCGGCGGTGACGCGGTCAAGGTGGTGATCAACAACCTCGAAGCCATCAAGTTGATCGCGCCGGGAACGCAGATCCTGCACCTGGGCGACTTGATCAATATCCAGAACGGCACGGACAAGAGTGCGCTGGATGTCGACCTGCAACTGTTCAACCTGATCCAGTGCTTTGTGCAGCTGTCGAACAAGGCCAGCGCGCTGGCGGTCGAGCTGCCGGTGGACGTGCTGGGCCTGATCGGTGTCACCGTCACCACCAAAGTGATCGAGCCCGCGCAGTTGTCCAGCATTGGCAACCCGAAGGACATCGACAAGCAGCCCATCTTTGTGCGCACCGCTCAAGTGCGCACACTGATTTCGGTAAAGTTGCCGATCGTCACGGTGGTCAATAGCGTGCTCGGGGGCCTGGTGGATACCTTGAATGTTGTGCTCGGCGGCCTGCTCGGCTTACTCGACCCCAATTGTTGTTTGGTCACCAGCCTTGAAATCGGCGACAAACTCGACATCGCCCTGGAAGCCGCCGGCGGCAGCGCCAAGGTCACCGGCTACAGCTGCGACGGCGATAAAAAGTCCTTGTCGGTGCTCGGCGAAACCGCCGCGTTGCGCGCGATGATTGGCCAGGTTGATCCGCAGAACTTGTTCTCATCCAAAGAACAACTCAACGTCGACGAGTACCCGGTGGTCGATATCGGCACCAAAACCCGCAAGCGCGGCACCGGCGTGTGCAGCGACAGGCAGGCGTTTGCAGCGGGCGGCCTGGGCATCCGCGTCGACAGCAAAGTGCTGAAAACCGAGCGTGCGCACACCTACACCGCCCCGCCCGCGATTAATCAGCCACCCAGCTATTTTCAGTTCGCCGCCTCGAATGTGGTCAGCAGCCTCAAAGAGACCCTCACCGGCATCCAACTGATCAACCACACACCCAAAATGGCCAGCCTGCTCGGCGCTGTGCTGGGCCTGGTCACCGGCCTGCTCAACGGCTTGCTTTCAACCCTGGGCGGGTTGATCGCCGGGGTGCTGGGCCCGCTGCTCGACCCCATCGTCAACAACCTGCTCGCCGGCCTTGGCATTGACCTGGCAAAAGTCGAAATCGGTGCCAACCTGTCCTGCAACCCCGGTGGCCGGGCCATGCTGGTGATTTGA